A section of the Methanofollis sp. UBA420 genome encodes:
- a CDS encoding DUF475 domain-containing protein has product MLDLFAILLTIAGLCLFETISSIDNAIINAEVLGTMGERARRWFLVWGLLFAVFVVRGVLPWLIVWATTPSLGPIGALTATFSNDPAVIAAIEESAPVLLIGGGTFLLFLFLHWLFLEPKEFGIRGERYFAEKGVWFYATVSVTLAAIVWFALETRPLMAFGAVMGSTAFFIVQGFRMNADMKEKQLKEQHISDFSKICYLEVIDATFSIDGVLGAFAFTLSVPLIIIGNGLGAFVVRELTIRNIDQIKRYVFLKNGAMYSILCLGAVMVLHAFGVPVPSFVSPVITFGVVGYFLYKSVKFARYMDLRHGN; this is encoded by the coding sequence ATGCTCGACCTCTTCGCCATTCTCCTCACGATCGCCGGTCTCTGTCTCTTCGAGACGATTTCGTCGATCGACAATGCCATCATCAACGCCGAGGTGCTCGGCACGATGGGGGAGAGGGCGCGGCGGTGGTTCCTCGTCTGGGGCCTCCTCTTTGCGGTCTTCGTCGTGCGTGGCGTCCTGCCCTGGCTCATCGTCTGGGCGACGACACCGTCCCTCGGCCCCATCGGCGCTCTGACCGCCACCTTCTCCAATGATCCGGCGGTCATCGCCGCGATCGAGGAGTCGGCGCCCGTCCTTCTCATAGGAGGCGGCACCTTCCTCCTCTTTCTCTTCCTCCACTGGCTCTTTCTGGAGCCCAAGGAGTTCGGCATCAGGGGCGAACGCTACTTCGCGGAGAAAGGGGTCTGGTTCTACGCGACCGTCTCGGTGACCCTCGCCGCCATCGTCTGGTTCGCCCTCGAAACACGGCCCCTCATGGCCTTCGGCGCCGTCATGGGCTCGACGGCCTTCTTCATCGTTCAGGGCTTCAGGATGAACGCCGACATGAAGGAGAAGCAGCTCAAGGAGCAGCATATCTCCGACTTCAGCAAGATCTGCTACCTCGAAGTGATCGACGCCACCTTCTCCATCGACGGCGTCCTCGGCGCCTTCGCGTTCACTCTCTCTGTCCCTCTCATCATCATCGGGAACGGCCTCGGCGCCTTTGTGGTGCGGGAACTCACCATCAGGAACATCGACCAGATCAAGCGCTATGTCTTCCTCAAGAACGGCGCGATGTACTCCATCCTCTGTCTGGGTGCGGTCATGGTCCTGCACGCCTTCGGTGTCCCCGTCCCGTCCTTTGTCTCGCCGGTGATCACCTTCGGCGTCGTCGGCTACTTCCTCTACAAGTCGGTCAAGTTCGCCCGGTACATGGACCTGCGGCACGGGAATTAA
- a CDS encoding glucose 1-dehydrogenase, which produces MGATYEEFRNRVALVTGGSSGIGRATAAAFAAEGARVVIGSRHQETGEQAAAMIRDAGGEALWIRADVSREEDVESLVAAVTDTFGRIDYAFNAAGVSGAIRFIPMQSGGDFDHTVGTNLKGVFLSLKYEIPAMVQHGGGAIVNISAVSGILGSPGASIYAATKSANLALTRAAALEFAGSGIRVNAVCPGVIQTEGLDRTWQTIPGVSIEGVKKQAMQEIPAGRLGRPGEVAAAVLWLCSDAASYVTGQAIVVDGGLSIR; this is translated from the coding sequence ATGGGCGCAACATACGAAGAGTTCAGGAACCGGGTCGCCCTGGTCACCGGGGGGAGTTCGGGGATCGGGAGAGCCACAGCGGCTGCCTTCGCTGCGGAGGGGGCCAGGGTCGTGATCGGGAGCCGCCACCAGGAGACGGGGGAGCAGGCGGCGGCGATGATCCGGGACGCCGGCGGTGAGGCGCTCTGGATCAGGGCCGACGTATCCAGAGAAGAGGACGTCGAGAGTCTCGTCGCCGCAGTGACGGACACGTTCGGCAGGATCGACTACGCCTTCAATGCCGCCGGGGTTTCCGGCGCCATACGGTTCATCCCCATGCAGAGCGGCGGCGACTTCGACCACACTGTCGGGACAAATCTGAAAGGGGTCTTCCTCTCCCTGAAGTACGAGATCCCGGCGATGGTCCAGCACGGCGGCGGGGCGATCGTGAACATATCGGCCGTCTCCGGCATTCTCGGGTCGCCCGGGGCCTCGATCTATGCGGCGACGAAGAGCGCAAACCTCGCGCTCACGCGTGCGGCCGCACTCGAATTTGCGGGGTCCGGGATACGGGTCAATGCCGTCTGTCCGGGCGTCATCCAGACAGAGGGGCTGGACCGGACATGGCAGACGATACCGGGTGTCTCCATCGAGGGTGTGAAGAAGCAGGCCATGCAGGAGATCCCGGCCGGTCGCCTGGGACGTCCCGGCGAAGTGGCCGCCGCCGTCCTCTGGCTCTGCTCAGACGCCGCCTCCTATGTCACCGGGCAGGCGATCGTCGTCGACGGCGGTCTCTCGATCCGGTGA